In Deltaproteobacteria bacterium, one DNA window encodes the following:
- a CDS encoding tetratricopeptide repeat protein → MRSSQALHEQITDAISRGRLCLAEGCGLTRAELDALCELGAEKLELGLVDEAVTVLRGLVALYPFSSKYYQCLGIALLRAGQAQSAATALKLASTLCPNDLTIRITLLEALLKAGLLEQARQSCGEIPGDVQLPEASLHRLSIIKACLGDSSPQTLPPKTVPAPLPETKRTFKLPNGEPLPLKNSQYEVTQPYITASETKPTPPQTTLMTFDESVTITAVVRRRRPSKSGATKSSDVTQTAVVVRRNICSAENGSGENTVLSYLPEIEPES, encoded by the coding sequence ATGCGATCTTCGCAAGCACTTCATGAGCAAATCACAGACGCAATCTCCAGAGGACGGCTTTGTCTCGCTGAAGGGTGTGGTTTAACCCGGGCCGAGTTGGACGCTCTGTGTGAGCTGGGCGCTGAAAAGCTCGAGCTTGGCCTGGTGGACGAAGCAGTCACCGTCTTACGAGGGCTTGTCGCACTCTACCCATTTAGCTCGAAATACTATCAATGCCTGGGCATCGCTCTCTTACGAGCCGGGCAAGCTCAGAGCGCGGCCACTGCACTTAAATTAGCGTCCACCTTATGCCCAAACGACCTTACCATTCGCATCACTTTACTCGAGGCCCTACTAAAAGCAGGACTTTTGGAGCAAGCTAGGCAAAGCTGCGGTGAAATTCCCGGCGACGTTCAATTACCCGAAGCCAGTCTTCATCGTTTGAGCATCATCAAAGCATGCCTCGGTGACTCCAGCCCACAAACCCTTCCACCCAAAACTGTGCCCGCTCCTCTGCCCGAAACAAAGAGGACCTTCAAACTTCCAAATGGGGAACCGCTTCCCTTAAAAAACAGCCAATACGAAGTAACCCAGCCGTACATAACCGCGTCCGAAACCAAGCCGACGCCACCGCAAACGACGCTGATGACCTTCGATGAATCCGTCACCATTACCGCGGTTGTTAGAAGACGCCGGCCTTCAAAAAGCGGAGCGACCAAGAGCAGCGATGTAACCCAGACGGCTGTGGTGGTTCGCCGAAATATCTGCTCAGCGGAAAACGGTTCAGGCGAAAACACTGTGTTGTCTTATCTTCCTGAAATAGAGCCGGAGAGTTAG